The Salvelinus fontinalis isolate EN_2023a chromosome 9, ASM2944872v1, whole genome shotgun sequence sequence TGGGCAAGCTGTTCGAGGATACCAAGTACACTGGCCTCATTGCCAAGCTCAAAACTGACGGTGTACCCACGTACAAGGGCAACCAGGTCACCTTCTCCATCTCTGCCAGCCCCATATCAGGAACCGCTATTCCATACAGTCCCCAATCTGCCCACAATGTGCCAGCCAATGCTGGCTATGGGGATGGAGCTGGCTATGTGGCTGGAACTGGGCCCAGGGCTGGAGCTGGTAATGGGGCTGGGGCCGGAGCTGGGGCTAGCTATGGTGCTGGGACCGGAGGTGGAGCTGGGGCTGGACCCGCTACCATGCCCAAACCTGGGGCAATCAGAGCCACTGCTGTGTCAGCCAATGTCGTACCAGTCAGGAAGGATGCCGTGCCCATGAAGTCTGTTACCTACGAGTGGGCTCCTCCAGGGGTGAAACAGTACATGGTAAGGGTATAACTACAGTTTATCTTCAGTAACATAACAGTAAAACTACTGTATCATAGAATTAGAATACCTATGATAATCCCAGGGTTGAGAACACCGGTCTGGAAGAACTTTGCCGGTATTGTTTCCTTGATTTCTGTAAGGAATGTCATCATGGCCTAGTAAAAAACAAATGTTAGTAGGTTCAGTCTGATTTAGGTTGTCTGATTTAACCAGGCTAATCACTAGAAAGACTGTCCACTAGACGTCACACTTTATCTTTTCATATCCTTCAAGTATGTGTTAAGTAGTGGTAGTTAGGGAGAGGTTGTAAGATGTCCTATAACAACTGGCTGCCTCTCCCAATCGCTCCCTTAACAAGATCAGCACAGCAACACGGCTTAATTTTAGTCACAAGCCCAGGGGAGACTGAGTTAGATACAGAGAGGCAGTGAAGATCTATCTTTTTGTTTTCACTTCCTCTGTTTGTTCCAATGACTCTTCCTCCTTCTTTCcatgtctttccctccctctctctcctctcctcccttaacaAAGTCctaattctctctcctctcctctccaattGACCGTCAGGCGGTACGCTACATCGAGCTCCTGCCCCCAGAGAGGCGTCCCATAGCGGGCACGGAGGGTGCAGCCTACCGCCGGCAACAGATGGCAGTGCAGCTACCGGAGCACGACCAGGATCCGGCCAAGTGCCACGAGCTGACCCCTGCAGAGGTCAAACAGATGCAGCAGTACGTCCGCAAGTACAAGGACGAGGCCCTGGGAGTGGGAGACATCAAACTGCCTGAGGAGATGATGGGTCAGGCTCCGGGTCAGGAGGGAGGACCAGGACAGGGAGCGCCAGGCATGCGCGGATGTAGGATGGGAGCCCCTGGGCTTCCAGTTGGGGCTGGGGGATCCTTTGGGCCTGGAGTTGGGGCTGGGGGATCCTTTGGGCCTGGAGTTGGGGCTGGGGGATCCTTTGGGCCTGGAGTTGGGGCTGGGGGATCCTTTGGGCCTGGAGTTGGGGCTGGGGGATCCTTTGGGCCTGGAGTTGGGGCTGGGGGAGCCTTTGGGCCTGGAGTTGGGGCTGGGGGAGCCTTTGGGCCTGGAGTTGGGGCTGGGGGAGCCTTTGGGCCTGGAGTTGGGGCTGGGGGAGCCTTTGGGCCTGGAGTTGGGGCTGGGGGAGCCTTTGGGCCTGGAGTTGGGGCTGGGGGAGCCTTTGGGCCTGGAGGTCCTGGTCATCGAACAAGACCTGGGTCTGGGAGTATACTCGGGCTAGTGGAACAGGTTCAGCCTAGGATGGGGGCTGGAGGTTACCCTGGGGcaggagaaggtagaccaggAGACATGGGCACTGCTGCCACTGCTGGGGCCATGGGTACTCCGGGAGCCCCTGGAGATCACCTGGCTGAACCCTGTGGACACTATGTAAGTATATTCTCCGATCGAAGCGTGAGATATTGTGACCAACTGACAGTGGGTTGTTATCCTCAGATTTGGTCCCCTTCCTTCCTACTGTATGTCCTTTCTCTCTTCCTTCATCATGGATATTAAAGAGAGCCTTTTGATTAGTCACTGTTGGTGCATCCTGGTTCCCTGGTTTTTGGTTTCGTTCCTATGCCCTCTCTCATCATGGATATTAAAGAGAGCCTTTTGATTAGTCACTGTTGGTGCATCCTGGTTCCCTGGTTTTTGGTCTCGTTCCTATGCCCTCTCTCATCATGGATATTAAAGAGAGCCTTTTGATTAGTCACTGTTGGTGCATCCTGGTTCCCTGGTTTTTGGTCTCGTTCCTATGCCCTCTCTCATCATGGATATTAAAGAGAGCCTTTTGATTAGTCACTGTTGGTGCATCCTGGTTCCCTGGTTTTTGGTCTCGTTCCTATGCCCTCTCTTATCATGGATATTAAAGAGAGCCTTTTGATTAGTCACTGTTGGTGCATCCTGGTTCCCTGGTTTTTGGTCTCGTTCCTATGCCCTCTCTCATCATGGATTTAAGAGCTCTGGAAGCATATGACCGTCCCGTCCCCCCTCACTGTCAGACTCACTTCACACACATGGCTTTGTGAAGCTACGATTAGATTAGAGACTAGAGAATGACTGACCAAGGGAGTGATTCTCTCCGAGAAGCCGTAGATGAACTCTGATGATAACAGAAGGGAAGTGTGTGTTGTCAAACTATACTTCAACTAACTTTCATATGAAGTATATGTCCCAGTCACTGATGCTAGAACCAAGCTTTTCATATTGTGTATATTTATTGGCATGGATacagtctctacctctctctcatgcgtgcacactctttctctctctgttgctctctctcgttCAATGTCCATATATTCAAGGAAAATATGCTGGAGTTGAAATGTAGAACAGTCTCACATTTTAGTTGAAATGTATATTCTCAGCAGAGAATACTGTTGAATAGTGTAGAATGAGGACAGACATTCAACTGGCCACAAGAGGGAGCCAGAAGTGAAAATATGAGTGAATAGTTTTGCATGTTGATTTGTTTAGTATGGTTTTGAAGCGTGACTGAAAAATGTTTCCATCTAAACAGAGTTTTGGCTCATGCAAACCCCTACAGACTGCCCGTCTGTCTTTCTACCCGTCTCTCCCCATATGCAGTTAGTTATTCCAACTGAATTAATATTTAGATTTATGGGAGCTGTCAGGCAGTGTCTTAAATCATAATCATCATTATGCAGTTTAAGTTTATAATGGCATAAAATACCAGGATGAGGCTGTGCTACAGGGCCATTGCTTTAGTGAGGGCATTGCTAACGAAGGTCTGTTCTCTTGTATTCCTCCTTCCTGTCACCTTCTCCTTCTATCCCCATTCCCCTTCTTCAGTCGTGCCACCAGTGCCAGCTGCCCATGCGTCAGGGTGAGCCTGCGGTGTATGCAGAGCGTGCTGGCTATGACAATCTGTGGCACCCAGCCTGCTTTGTGTGCTGCACCTGCTCAGAGCTCCTGGTGGACATGATCTACTTCTGGAAGAAGGGACAGTTGTACTGCGGACGCCACTACGGAGACAGTGAGAAGCCACGCTGCGGGGGCTGTGACGAGGTGAGGGGTTGGGTAGGCAGGGATGAGAGGGGTCAGAGGTGAGCAAAGAAGGGACAGCTGTACCACAGACGCCACTAAGGAGACAGCGAGAAGCCCAGCGGTGGAGGCTGTGATGAGTATATGTTTGAGATCCATTAAACACATTGTGGAGCAAGAATGTCAGAGCTGGAGTATATTTTTAAATATGAGAGGAAAACTAAAAGAATCCATTCCCAATTCTATCTCCCCGTGTTAACCTGGTCTGTGTGTCTGCAGCTGATCTTCAGTAATGAGTACACGCAGGCCGAGGACCAGAACTGGCATCTGAAACACTTCTGCTGCTTTGACTGTGACTGTGTGCTGGCTGGAGAGACGTACGTTATGGAGAACAACAAGCCTGTCTGCAAGCCCTGCTACATGAAGAGCCACGCCGCGgtaaggacagagagggagagtgtgtgcaGTACGTGGGTGATACCCTGTACAATGTGTATTGTATACATGAGATACAGTTTAAGTCTGAAGTTTATacacaccttaaccaaatacattaaaacagtttttcatagttactgacatttaatcatagtaaaaagtccctgttttaGGCCAGTTAGGCTCACCACTTTATtctaagaatatgaaatgtcagaataatagtaaagaatgatttatttaagcttttatttctttcatcacattcccagtgggtcagaattttacatgcactcagtatttggtagcattgcctttaagtttaacttgggtcaaacatttcaggtagccttccacaagcttcccgtaataagttgggtgaattttggcccattcctcctgacagagctggtgtaactgagtcaggtttgtaggcctccttgctcgcacacgctttttcagttctgcccacaatttgaggtcagggctttgtgatggccactccaataccttgactttgttgtccttaagccattttaccacaactttggaagtatacttgggtttattgtccatttggaagacccatttgcgaacaagctttagcttcctgactgatgtcttgatgttgcttcaatatatccatatgattttccttcctcatgatgccatctattttgtgacgtgcaccagtcccttctgcagcaaagcaccctcacaacatgatgctgccacccccgtgcttcacggttgggatggtgttctttggcttgcaagcatccccctttttcctccaaacataacaatggtcattatggccaaacggttctatttttgtttcatcagaccagaggacatttctccaaaaagtacgagctttgtccccatgtgcagttgcaaaccgtagtctggcttttttatggcggttttggagcagttgcttcttccttgctgagcggcttttcaggttatgtcgatataggacccgTTTTaccgtggatatagatacttttgtacctgtttcctccagcatcttcacaaggtccttttctgctgttctgggattgatttgcacttttcgcaccacagtacgttcatctctaagagactgAACGCGTCTCGTTCCTGaccggtatgacagctgcgtggtaccatggtgtttatacttgcgtactattgtttgtacagatgaacgtggtaccttcaggcatttggaaattgctcccaaggatgaaccagactcgtggaggtctacaaaaaaaaaatctgaagttttggttgatttcttttgatttttcccatgatgtcaagcaaagaggcactgagtttgaaggtaggtcttgaaatacatccacaggtgctactccaattgactcaaattatgtcaattagcctatcagaagcttctaaagccataacatcattttatggagttttccaagctgtttaaaggcacagtcaacttagagtatgtaaacttctgacccactggaattgtgatacagtgaaataatctgtctgtaaagagttgttgggaaaatgacttgtgtcatgcacaaagtagatgtcctaaccgacatgccaaaactatagtttgttaaccagaaatttgtggagtggttgaaaaacaagtttttatgactccaacctaagtgtatgtaaacttccgacttcaactgtaactgcgctagatacgtgtgtgtgtttttaaacaaacatcccctctctctccaggtgtgtacgGCCTGTCAGAACCCAGTGGAGCCCGAGGCCCAGCGCGTGTCCTACGGGGAGTTCCACTGGCACGCTGAGCCTCAGTGCTTCCAGTGCTCCTGCTGTGCTAAGTGTCTAATTGGAGAGCGCTTCATGGCCGTACAGGGAATGCTCTTCTGCTCTGTCGAGTGCAAGAAGAAGACCATGACCTAGAGAAGACCGTAGTGTACCGTACAACAGCTCAGCCTTCTCCGGCCTCCCGACCACAGTTGTAATTTGAACTAAGCCTGGTCTAGAATACAAACAATAGTCTTACAATGGAATTATTAATTTGCCTTGACCACAAGAGCTTAGCTAATGATTTTCAGTTTCTAAGTTCCTGATGAGATGGGGAAAATAATGCCTTAAATCTATTGATTAGTCTTCTCTTAACAAGATTCTCCTCTACATCTTCTCTTTGTTTACTGAGATTCATTTGGTTGGCGTTTTGTTTCAGCACACTTTTCTTCTTCTGAGTTTAAAGCAGCTATGAATGATTCTCAACTCTGTCTACTCAAGTATCTTTTGGTATTGtatcaggatccccattagctgttgcgaaagcagcagcagCTACTCTGCCTAGGGTCCACAGAAAACATGAACCTTGACATAGTACAGAACATTACCAATGAAATGATCAGAAATCGTCAAGTAGTTATCTGTACTGTGGCGTCAACTTATCTACTGCCTTCTCTCCTTCCTGCAGTCTTTTATATTATAATCAGTTTCCCTCGCAGTCTTCACAATAAGTGCCATTGGCTTTCCTTTATTTCTCTTGCACTTTATATTTTCTCACACTGTAACAACCTAATAAAGTTTTTTGCAATGATTAGTCTCCCGCTTGGTTCATACTGGCAGACGGGACATTTAAGAGTCAACACTACTAGAGGCGTTAACGACACACCACTTTGAACGCTTTGCGTTGTGTGTTCTTGCATGTGTGTATGTTCTTGTGTGTGTTTTTCACTTTCCAGCATTCCTACCTAGCATACTCAATCCCCCTCAGGGACCAGTGCCGCTAGCATGCTAATGTGGCAGTTACAATACTTCACATGGGTGGAACAGGGACCTCtggcacagacccccccccctccggAAAAAAGGCCCAGTGTGACTTCGTTTCACCCACTCTTGTGGAAGTGATGCACAATTCAAGGACGCCCCATTTTTCTCAGGGTCCATTGTCTTTAGTGGCAGCCGGCCCAAAACAATGGCTTTCCTCCCCATGCCGTAGTTTCACCTCCACTAGGCTTACAGTCAGTAATAGGGTTTATCCCTCTCCTGACCTCTACACATACACAGCAACCCCTTGCTATATGCTTTCAATAGCAGGGGAACACCATATAAAGAAGTAGTCTGTGCATagttagggaggggggggggggttcaatcaTTCCCTTTAATGTCATATTCCTATTGGAATGTGCTttcaatgtaaatgtacttttaatccatctgtctgcaaatttcaagaca is a genomic window containing:
- the tes gene encoding testin, coding for MEVEKEIKKMTLGHEIGAGAACLKCKDKCEGFELHFWRKICRNCKCGLTDHDVQMNSDDNRKVGKLFEDTKYTGLIAKLKTDGVPTYKGNQVTFSISASPISGTAIPYSPQSAHNVPANAGYGDGAGYVAGTGPRAGAGNGAGAGAGASYGAGTGGGAGAGPATMPKPGAIRATAVSANVVPVRKDAVPMKSVTYEWAPPGVKQYMAVRYIELLPPERRPIAGTEGAAYRRQQMAVQLPEHDQDPAKCHELTPAEVKQMQQYVRKYKDEALGVGDIKLPEEMMGQAPGQEGGPGQGAPGMRGCRMGAPGLPVGAGGSFGPGVGAGGSFGPGVGAGGSFGPGVGAGGSFGPGVGAGGSFGPGVGAGGAFGPGVGAGGAFGPGVGAGGAFGPGVGAGGAFGPGVGAGGAFGPGVGAGGAFGPGGPGHRTRPGSGSILGLVEQVQPRMGAGGYPGAGEGRPGDMGTAATAGAMGTPGAPGDHLAEPCGHYSCHQCQLPMRQGEPAVYAERAGYDNLWHPACFVCCTCSELLVDMIYFWKKGQLYCGRHYGDSEKPRCGGCDELIFSNEYTQAEDQNWHLKHFCCFDCDCVLAGETYVMENNKPVCKPCYMKSHAAVCTACQNPVEPEAQRVSYGEFHWHAEPQCFQCSCCAKCLIGERFMAVQGMLFCSVECKKKTMT